A genomic window from Blastococcus saxobsidens DD2 includes:
- a CDS encoding TetR/AcrR family transcriptional regulator translates to MVVEPASPGGAARARSRSEKTADSRLLILDAAVACLVEDGYAAASTLAVQARAGVSRGRLLHHFPSRAELLVAATAHLSTTQLSEVRRRAATLMHDEPTGRERVDRAVDLMWTTFQEPPFWAAMELWTAARTDPDLRTALRGEERRLRAAIAAVADEIWGPEIAGAPGYADLTELLFTSMRGVALVYAFEDRPAATDPHLGLWKRVAARMLALDSQG, encoded by the coding sequence ATGGTCGTCGAGCCCGCCTCGCCCGGCGGCGCCGCGCGTGCCCGCTCGCGCTCGGAGAAGACCGCCGACAGCCGGCTGCTGATCCTGGACGCGGCGGTCGCCTGCCTGGTGGAGGACGGGTACGCGGCCGCCTCGACGCTCGCCGTCCAGGCCCGGGCCGGGGTGTCCCGCGGCCGGCTGCTGCACCACTTCCCCTCCCGCGCCGAGCTCCTGGTGGCTGCGACCGCGCACCTGTCGACGACGCAGCTCTCGGAGGTCCGCCGCCGCGCCGCGACCCTCATGCACGACGAGCCGACCGGCCGGGAGCGGGTCGACCGGGCGGTCGACCTGATGTGGACGACGTTCCAGGAGCCGCCCTTCTGGGCGGCGATGGAGCTGTGGACGGCGGCCCGGACCGACCCCGACCTGCGGACGGCGCTGCGCGGGGAGGAACGCCGGCTGCGGGCGGCCATCGCGGCGGTGGCCGACGAGATCTGGGGGCCGGAGATCGCCGGCGCACCCGGCTACGCCGACCTGACCGAGCTGCTGTTCACGAGCATGCGCGGCGTGGCGCTGGTCTACGCCTTCGAGGACCGCCCGGCCGCCACCGACCCGCACCTCGGGCTCTGGAAGCGGGTCGCCGCCCGGATGCTCGCCCTCGACAGTCAGGGTTGA
- a CDS encoding acyl-CoA dehydrogenase family protein has translation MDFDDSPDEAAYRARVRDLLEQHADELLHLAPGQEGVDARRQEPEMRRTQRVLAEAGLVGVTWPREYGGQGGTLVQQAIIAQELARARVPGLINHIGIGMCGPTVIAHGSQDQRDRYLARLLRADDVWCQLFSEPASGSDLAALRTTAVRDGDEWVVNGQKVWTTLAHVADHGILLTRTDPERPKHAGLTMFVVDMHAPGVTVRPLRQMGGQADFNEVFFDDVRIPDSERLGEPGEGWRVALTTLMNERVAIGGAGGDIGLPVEALVAHARDRLPELAADRQVLARQAVGRAVVAALAARYTGYRRLTVLSQNGIPGPEASAGKLAATEAARLVSDAGVRLLGDEAVYAATSDGDDRWPRTQAWIPGIAIAGGTDQVLRNILGERVLGLPPEPRSDKTAAFSAGRPAGGRR, from the coding sequence GTGGACTTCGACGACAGCCCGGACGAGGCCGCCTACCGCGCCCGCGTCCGCGACCTCCTCGAGCAGCACGCCGATGAGCTGCTCCACCTGGCCCCGGGCCAGGAGGGGGTGGACGCGCGCCGACAGGAGCCCGAGATGCGCCGCACCCAGCGGGTGCTCGCCGAGGCCGGGCTGGTCGGGGTCACGTGGCCACGCGAGTACGGCGGGCAGGGCGGCACGCTCGTGCAGCAGGCGATCATCGCCCAGGAGCTGGCCCGCGCCCGGGTGCCCGGGCTGATCAACCACATCGGCATCGGCATGTGCGGGCCGACCGTCATCGCGCACGGCAGCCAGGACCAGCGCGACCGCTACCTGGCCCGGCTGCTGCGGGCCGACGACGTCTGGTGCCAGCTGTTCAGCGAACCGGCGTCGGGCTCCGACCTGGCCGCGCTGCGCACCACCGCCGTCCGCGACGGCGACGAGTGGGTGGTGAACGGCCAGAAGGTGTGGACGACGCTGGCGCACGTCGCCGACCACGGCATCCTGCTCACCCGCACCGACCCCGAGCGGCCCAAGCACGCCGGCCTGACGATGTTCGTCGTCGACATGCACGCCCCCGGCGTGACCGTGCGGCCGCTGCGCCAGATGGGCGGGCAGGCCGACTTCAACGAGGTCTTCTTCGACGACGTCCGCATCCCCGACAGCGAACGGCTGGGGGAGCCCGGCGAGGGCTGGCGGGTCGCGCTCACCACGCTGATGAACGAGCGGGTCGCCATCGGCGGCGCCGGCGGTGACATCGGGCTGCCGGTCGAGGCCCTCGTGGCGCACGCGCGGGACCGGCTGCCGGAGCTCGCCGCCGACCGTCAGGTGCTGGCCCGGCAGGCCGTGGGCCGGGCCGTGGTGGCGGCGCTCGCTGCCCGCTACACCGGCTACCGGCGGCTGACGGTGCTCAGCCAGAACGGGATACCGGGACCCGAGGCCAGTGCCGGCAAGCTCGCCGCCACGGAGGCCGCGCGGCTGGTCTCCGATGCCGGCGTCCGGCTGCTCGGCGACGAGGCGGTCTATGCCGCCACCTCCGACGGCGACGACCGCTGGCCGCGCACCCAGGCGTGGATCCCCGGGATCGCCATCGCCGGCGGCACCGACCAGGTGCTGCGCAACATCCTCGGCGAGCGGGTGCTCGGGCTGCCGCCGGAGCCGCGCAGCGACAAGACCGCTGCATTCTCGGCCGGCCGGCCCGCGGGAGGACGGCGATGA
- a CDS encoding acyl-CoA dehydrogenase family protein, protein MNFDLDTDQRDIAAGAREFFTGSASPAAARAGLEGGTLEPGRKALAGIGFLGITVPEAAGGSGRPLLDLAVVAEQGGAVLAAPSLVTAARAAVLLADAPDLAAQLADGSTAFAVLDGSVDGSAPSIDAADATLFFGLDGGDLVVGKGEVVPGRPLDATRGLASVRLTSRRVLTSDAAELWARARQAAAVVMAAEDLGSADRAVTLGVAYAQEREAFGRRIGSYQAVKHMLVDAWAGVEQLRSLVWWAAWAADSAPAELPLASSAAKACAASTFERAAGTLIQVHGGVGFTWEHDAHLFWRRAKVDRLLLGDESEHLDAVARLAVAGALGR, encoded by the coding sequence ATGAACTTCGACCTCGACACCGACCAGCGGGACATCGCCGCGGGCGCGCGGGAGTTCTTCACCGGCTCCGCCTCTCCCGCGGCGGCCCGGGCCGGGCTGGAGGGCGGGACCCTGGAGCCCGGCCGCAAGGCGCTGGCCGGGATCGGTTTCCTGGGCATCACCGTGCCCGAGGCGGCCGGGGGGTCCGGCCGGCCGCTCCTCGACCTCGCGGTGGTCGCCGAGCAGGGCGGCGCGGTGCTGGCCGCGCCGTCCCTGGTGACGGCGGCGCGTGCAGCCGTGCTGCTGGCCGACGCCCCCGACCTGGCCGCGCAGCTGGCCGACGGGTCGACGGCCTTCGCGGTGCTCGACGGTTCCGTGGACGGGTCCGCGCCGTCGATCGACGCGGCCGACGCCACGCTGTTCTTCGGGCTGGACGGCGGCGACCTCGTGGTGGGGAAGGGCGAGGTCGTCCCCGGCCGCCCGCTGGACGCCACCCGTGGCCTGGCCTCGGTCCGGCTGACCTCCCGCCGGGTGCTCACCTCCGACGCCGCGGAGCTCTGGGCCCGGGCCCGCCAGGCGGCGGCCGTCGTCATGGCGGCCGAGGACCTCGGGAGTGCCGACCGGGCGGTGACCCTCGGGGTCGCCTACGCCCAGGAGCGGGAGGCCTTCGGCCGGCGGATCGGCTCGTACCAGGCGGTCAAGCACATGCTGGTCGACGCCTGGGCCGGGGTGGAGCAGCTCCGCTCGCTGGTCTGGTGGGCGGCGTGGGCCGCCGACTCCGCGCCCGCCGAGCTGCCGCTCGCCTCCTCGGCCGCCAAGGCCTGCGCTGCCAGCACCTTCGAGCGGGCCGCCGGCACGCTCATCCAGGTGCACGGCGGGGTCGGCTTCACCTGGGAGCACGACGCGCACCTGTTCTGGCGGCGGGCCAAGGTCGACCGGCTGCTGCTGGGCGACGAGTCCGAGCACCTCGACGCCGTGGCCCGGCTCGCCGTCGCCGGCGCACTGGGGCGGTGA
- a CDS encoding enoyl-CoA hydratase-related protein has product MSTTDLTELRYEVADGIATVTLHRPDRMNAFTLTMAGELADVAAAADADDDVRVLVVTGAGRAFCAGADLGGGLDTFAGRRTRERPPGPLSEDIGGFPRDAGGVAALPFAALRKPVIAAVNGAAVGIGATLTLPMDIRIAAESARFGFVFGRVGIVPEAASSWFLPRVVGISQAMEWVATGRVFDAAEALRGRLVSRVVPDAELLPTAYAVAREIAENTSAVAVGAARQLLWSMLGAPSPWDAHRAESRALVELGEGPDSAEGVAAFLEKRPPRFPARLPDGAVAGVPRWPLPPADVTPSPAS; this is encoded by the coding sequence GTGAGCACCACGGACCTCACCGAGCTGCGCTACGAGGTGGCCGACGGGATCGCGACGGTCACCCTGCACCGGCCCGACCGGATGAACGCCTTCACCCTGACCATGGCCGGGGAGCTCGCCGACGTGGCGGCAGCCGCGGACGCCGACGACGACGTCCGCGTTCTGGTGGTGACCGGCGCCGGCCGGGCCTTCTGCGCCGGCGCGGACCTCGGCGGCGGGCTGGACACCTTCGCCGGCCGGCGCACCCGCGAGCGCCCGCCCGGACCGCTGAGCGAGGACATCGGCGGCTTCCCCCGCGACGCCGGCGGGGTGGCGGCGCTGCCGTTCGCGGCGCTCCGCAAGCCGGTGATCGCCGCGGTCAACGGTGCCGCGGTCGGCATCGGGGCCACGCTGACCCTGCCGATGGACATCCGGATCGCCGCGGAGTCCGCCCGGTTCGGGTTCGTCTTCGGCCGGGTCGGGATCGTGCCGGAGGCGGCGTCGTCCTGGTTCCTGCCCCGGGTGGTGGGGATCAGCCAGGCGATGGAGTGGGTGGCCACCGGCCGGGTGTTCGACGCCGCCGAGGCGCTGCGCGGCCGGCTGGTCTCCCGGGTGGTTCCCGACGCCGAGCTGCTGCCCACCGCCTACGCGGTGGCCCGCGAGATCGCCGAGAACACCAGCGCGGTGGCGGTGGGTGCGGCCCGGCAGCTGCTCTGGTCGATGCTCGGTGCGCCGTCCCCGTGGGACGCGCACCGCGCCGAGTCCCGGGCGCTGGTGGAGCTGGGGGAGGGCCCGGACTCGGCCGAGGGGGTCGCCGCGTTCCTGGAGAAGCGCCCGCCGCGGTTCCCCGCGCGGCTGCCCGACGGCGCCGTCGCCGGCGTGCCCCGCTGGCCCCTGCCTCCGGCCGACGTCACGCCGTCACCGGCGTCCTGA
- a CDS encoding response regulator: MAARVLVVEDHPLFRKGVLALLDTAADVEVVGVAVSGEDAVAQAAELRPDVVLMDLQLPGMSGIEATRAITAAAPDVRVLVLTLFEDEDSVFMALRAGARGYVLKDADEEELTGAIRAVARGEAIFSPVVAGRVLAFFAQPRPAPKVFPSLTDREREILRLLAQGHPNPSIARALSLSPKTVANYVSAIFAKLQVTDRAEAMIRAREAGLGR, encoded by the coding sequence GTGGCTGCACGCGTGCTGGTGGTCGAGGACCATCCGCTGTTCCGCAAGGGTGTCCTGGCGCTGCTGGACACCGCGGCCGACGTGGAGGTCGTCGGCGTCGCGGTCTCCGGCGAGGACGCGGTGGCGCAGGCGGCGGAGCTGCGGCCCGACGTCGTCCTCATGGATCTGCAGCTGCCGGGGATGAGCGGCATCGAGGCCACCCGGGCGATCACCGCCGCCGCCCCCGACGTGCGCGTCCTGGTGCTCACCCTGTTCGAGGACGAGGACTCCGTGTTCATGGCGCTGCGGGCCGGCGCCCGCGGCTACGTCCTCAAGGACGCCGACGAGGAGGAGCTGACCGGCGCCATCCGGGCGGTGGCGCGCGGGGAGGCCATCTTCAGCCCGGTGGTGGCCGGCCGGGTGCTGGCGTTCTTCGCCCAGCCCCGCCCGGCCCCCAAGGTGTTCCCGTCGCTGACCGACCGCGAGCGGGAGATCCTGCGCCTGCTGGCCCAGGGGCATCCGAACCCGTCGATCGCCCGCGCCCTGTCGCTGAGCCCGAAGACGGTCGCCAACTACGTCTCGGCGATCTTCGCCAAGCTGCAGGTCACCGACCGGGCCGAGGCGATGATCCGCGCCCGGGAGGCGGGGCTGGGACGGTAG
- a CDS encoding sensor histidine kinase translates to MTTQVTAPVPAPARRPAGAPRWVASVLPRLFAWAVLPVYLAGAVAYLVLDARLGGPGLDPAQGVPVLGGLGLFAALGALLILRRPRNPVGWLMASAALLVGVVPAGDAYAAWVLTTRGRPDALAVVGAWLQSWYWYVVLGLLFVYLPLLFPDGRLPSPRWRPVAVLPGAALATACVLGMLTGTLSGQEVDYRIDNPIGVDGLAAVEELPVFAVLSIVLAAGIIGAVAAVVVRFRRSRGDERLQMTWFVFAVAPAVLAPLDGVLPLVSDLVFAWLLLALPVSIAVAVLKYRLDGIDVVLNRTLVYGTLTVLVVGGYVLVVGYLGAVLRRDDDLLVSLVATGLVAVLFAPAHDRLQRAVNRLLYGRRAEPYAALSRLGEQLESTLAPDAVLPAIVTTVRESLRLPYAAIVLGDDEPAVESGSPVPDTRSLPLLYRTEQVGELRLGLRPGETAFSSADRRLLSDLARQAGVAVSAVRLTADLQRSRERLVTAREEERRRLRRDLHDGLGAQLAGLTVQTGVLRTLIPRDPARAEALAGELRGELRTAIADIRRLVHGLRPPALDELGLIGALQRLTERCSADGGGLRVTVEVDGELPPLPAAVEVAAYRIVQEALTNVVRHAAARACTLRLAADAAELTVEVVDDGSGLPAELVAGVGLSSMRERAAETGGRCDVLPAPGSGTRVLARLPLTGGD, encoded by the coding sequence GTGACGACCCAGGTGACCGCACCCGTCCCCGCCCCGGCGCGGCGGCCGGCCGGTGCCCCGCGGTGGGTGGCCTCCGTGCTGCCCCGGCTGTTCGCCTGGGCGGTGCTCCCGGTCTACCTCGCCGGCGCCGTCGCCTACCTCGTGCTCGACGCCCGGCTCGGTGGCCCGGGCCTCGATCCGGCCCAGGGCGTGCCAGTGCTCGGCGGGCTCGGGCTGTTCGCGGCGCTGGGGGCGCTGCTGATCCTGCGCCGCCCGCGGAACCCGGTCGGCTGGCTCATGGCCTCGGCGGCGCTGCTCGTCGGCGTGGTCCCGGCCGGCGACGCCTACGCGGCATGGGTGCTGACGACCCGCGGCCGGCCCGACGCCCTCGCCGTGGTGGGCGCCTGGCTGCAGAGCTGGTACTGGTACGTGGTCCTCGGATTGCTCTTCGTCTACCTGCCGCTGCTGTTCCCGGACGGGCGGCTGCCGTCGCCCCGCTGGCGGCCGGTCGCCGTGCTGCCCGGTGCCGCCCTGGCAACCGCGTGCGTGCTGGGCATGCTGACCGGCACGCTGAGCGGGCAGGAGGTCGACTACCGGATCGACAACCCGATCGGCGTCGACGGTCTGGCGGCGGTCGAGGAGCTGCCCGTCTTCGCCGTCCTCAGCATCGTGCTGGCGGCCGGGATCATCGGCGCGGTAGCGGCCGTGGTCGTCCGGTTCCGGCGGTCCCGCGGCGACGAGCGGCTGCAGATGACGTGGTTCGTCTTCGCCGTGGCGCCCGCGGTGCTGGCGCCGCTGGACGGGGTCCTGCCCCTCGTCAGCGACCTCGTCTTCGCCTGGCTGCTGCTCGCCCTGCCGGTGTCGATCGCGGTCGCCGTCCTGAAGTACCGGCTCGACGGCATCGACGTCGTCCTCAACCGGACGCTGGTCTACGGCACGCTCACCGTCCTCGTCGTCGGCGGGTACGTGCTCGTCGTCGGCTACCTCGGGGCGGTCCTCCGCCGGGACGACGACCTGCTCGTCTCCCTGGTGGCGACCGGCCTGGTCGCCGTCCTCTTCGCACCGGCGCACGACCGGTTGCAACGGGCGGTGAACCGGCTGCTCTACGGCCGGCGGGCCGAGCCCTACGCCGCGCTGTCCCGGCTGGGCGAGCAGCTGGAGAGCACGCTGGCCCCGGACGCCGTCCTGCCGGCGATCGTCACCACCGTCCGGGAGTCCCTCCGCCTGCCGTACGCGGCCATCGTCCTGGGGGACGACGAGCCGGCCGTCGAGTCGGGCTCCCCGGTGCCGGACACCCGGTCGCTGCCGCTGCTGTACCGGACCGAGCAGGTGGGCGAGCTCCGGCTGGGCCTGCGCCCCGGCGAGACCGCATTTTCCTCCGCCGACCGGCGGCTGCTCTCCGACCTGGCCCGCCAGGCCGGGGTGGCCGTCTCCGCCGTGCGGCTGACCGCCGATCTGCAGCGGTCGCGGGAACGGCTGGTCACCGCACGCGAGGAGGAGCGACGCCGGCTGCGCCGCGACCTGCACGACGGGCTCGGTGCCCAGCTGGCCGGGCTCACCGTGCAGACCGGCGTGCTGCGCACCCTCATCCCCCGCGATCCGGCGCGCGCCGAGGCCCTGGCCGGGGAGCTGCGGGGTGAGCTGCGCACCGCGATCGCCGACATCCGCCGGCTGGTGCACGGCCTGCGGCCCCCCGCGCTCGACGAGCTCGGGCTGATCGGCGCCCTCCAGCGCCTCACCGAACGCTGCAGCGCCGACGGCGGTGGGCTCCGGGTGACCGTCGAGGTCGACGGCGAGCTGCCCCCGCTCCCGGCGGCGGTCGAGGTGGCGGCGTACCGGATCGTGCAGGAGGCGCTGACCAACGTCGTGCGGCACGCGGCCGCCCGCGCCTGCACCCTCCGGCTGGCGGCCGATGCCGCGGAGCTGACCGTCGAGGTGGTCGACGACGGCTCCGGTCTCCCGGCGGAGCTGGTCGCCGGCGTGGGGCTGTCGTCGATGCGCGAACGGGCAGCCGAGACCGGCGGCCGGTGCGACGTGCTGCCGGCACCGGGTAGTGGCACCCGCGTGCTCGCCCGGCTCCCGCTGACCGGAGGGGACTGA